In the genome of Streptomyces sp. NBC_00433, the window GCCGCTTCCGCGGCTCCGCCCGCCGCCTGTCCATGCCGGAGCTGCCGGAGGACCTCTTCGTCGACGCCCTGGAGCAACTGGTCGAGGCCAACCGCGAGGCCGTGCCCGACCGGCCCGGACACAGCCTGTACCTGCGGCCTTTCATGTTCGCCTCGGAGGCCAACCTGGTGCCGCGCCCCGCCCGCGCCTACACCGTGGTCCTCATCTCCTTCCTCATGGGCAGCTACCTCGGCCAGGACGCCGACGCGGTGACCGCGTGGATCTGCCGCGACTACCCCCGCGCCTTCCCCGGCGGCACCGGAAGCGCCAAGACCCCCGGCAACTACGCCCCCACCATGCCCGCCCAGCTCGCCGCGGGGCGGGCCGGCGCCCAGCAGGTCGTCTGGCTGGACGCCAGGGAGAGCCGGTGGGTCGAGGAGATGGGCAGCGCCAACCTGTTCTTCGTACGCGGCCACGGCGCCGACCGCACCGTCGTCACCCCGCCGCTGAGCGGGACCTTCCTTCCCGGCATCACCCGCGACTCGGTCATCGCCGTCGCCACCGAGCTCGGCCACAGGGTCGTCCAGGAGCCCGTCGCGATCGACCGGTGGCGCGCCGGCTGCGAGTCGGGCCTGATCACCGAGACCTTCGGCTGCGGCACCGCCGCCGTCGTCACCGCCGTCGGCGGTGTCCGCGACGGCGGCGAGGAATGGCGCATCGGCGACGGCACCCCCGGGCCGGTCGCCCGGGGCATCCGCGAGCGCCTGCGCGCCCACCAGCACGGGCTGGTCCCCGACATCCACCGCTGGCGGCACCCGGTGGGGGAGGGACGGCGAGGATGACCACGACGACCGCACCGCTGCTGCCCGCACGCGTCGACGCCGGCCGGCTGCTGGCGAACCTGGAACGGCTGCGTGCCATCGGCGCCACCGGCCAGGGCGGCGTCACGCGCCGCGCGTTCAGCCGCGAGGACGTCAAAGGCCAGGAGCTCGTGGCCGGGCTCATGCGGGAGGCCGGCCTCGACGTGCACATCGACGCCGCCGCCAACCTGGTCGGCACCCGGCGCGGGCGCGACGGGACGGGGCGGCCCCTGGTCCTCGGCTCGCACCTGGACACCGTGCCCGGCGGCGGCGCCTACGACGGCGCCTACGGGGTGCTCGCGGCCGTCGAGGTCGCCCACACCCTGCACGAGCACGGCACAGTGCTGGACCGCCCGCTGTGCGTGATGGCGTTCAGCAACGAGGAGGGCACCACCGGCACCCCCGCCATGTTCGGCTCCCGCGCGGTCGCGGGCTGCCTGCGACCGGGCGAGCTGGACCTGGAGGTCGCCGGGCAGGACCGCTCGCTGGCCCAGGTCCTGGACGCGGCGGGGGGCGACAGCAGGCGCATCGCCGATGTGCGCCGGGACCCCGGCTCGGTGGCCGCCTACCTCGAACTGCACATCGAGCAGGGCCCGGTACTGGCCGGCTCCGGAACCGACATCGGGATCGTGGAGGGCATCTCAGGCCGCCTCACCGCCGAGGTCACCGTCCGGGGGCAGGCCAACCACGCGGGCACCACCCCCATGGCGGACCGCCACGACGCGCTCCTGGCCGCCGCCCGCCTGACCGTCGCCGTCCCCTCGCTGACCGGACCCGGCGGCGCCGTCCGCGTGGCCACCGTCGGCGACTGCCAGGTCTGGCCCGGGGCGTGGAACGTCGTCCCCGGCCGGGCCCGCCTGATCGTCGACCTGCGCGACATGTCCGAGGACAGCCTGCAGACCGGTCTCGACCGGCTGCGGGCCGAGGCGCGGGAGGTGGGGAGCACGACCGGCACCACCCTCGACGTCACCGAGGTCCAGCGGGTGAGCCCCACCCTGTGCGACCCGGACCGGCGGGCCGCCGTGCGCCGGGCGGCCGACGCCCTCGGCCTGTCCAGCGTCACCCTGCCCAGCGGCGCGGGCCACGACGCCCAGTGGATGGCACGTGTCGCCCCGACCGGAATGATCTTCGTGCCCAGCAAGGACGGCGCGAGCCACGCCCCCGACGAACACACCGCGCCCGCCGACCTCGTCCGCGGCGCGGGCGTGCTGCTCGGCTGCACCCTGCTGGAGGGAACCACGACATGACCACCGCCACCCGCGTGCCCGCCCTCCCCATCCAACGGGGCATGTGGCTCGCCTCCCAACTCGACCCGATCGGGTCGGAGTTCACCGTCTCCACCGCGACACGCCTCACCGGCCCGCTGGACCCCGCGGCACTGGACCAGGCACTGCGGGACGTGACCGACCGGCAGCCCCTGCTGCGGTCGCGGTTCGCCCGCTACGGCCGAAGCGGCCTGTCCCTGGTCGTCGACCCCGACCTGACGGCCACCCCGACACAGACCGACCTCGCCGGCCTGCCCACCGCCCAGGCCGAGACGACCGCCCGCGACCTCGTCGCCGAGACCGCACGCGTCCCCTTCGACCTGGAGCGGGGCCCCCTGCTGCGCGCCATGCTGCTGCGCCTGGCACCCGAGGACCACATCGTCGCACTCCACCTGCACCACGCCGTGTGCGACGGCGACTCCGTGCGGCTCCTGTACGACGCCTGGAGCCGCGCCTACGCGCGGCGCACGGCCGCGGGCGGCGCCCACGATCCCGTCCCCGCGGAGCGGGGCACGCACGACGACACCCCGGACTACCACCGGCACGCCGCCGTCACCGAGGCCGAACACGCCGAGGGCCTGGCCTACTGGAGCCGCCGCCTCGACGGCGTGACCCCGCCGGCCCTGCCGCTGACCGGACACCCCGGACGCACCGGCCGGGACGGCGCCGGCCACACCTTCCCGGTCCCCCCCGCCCTGCTGCGGCGCGTCGACGCCTTCGCCCGCCAAGCGGGCACCACCCGCTACACCGTGCTGCTGACAGCGTTCTCCGCGCTGCTGGGACGTCTGTGCCGCACCGAGGAGGTCACCGTCGGCACCACGGCCTCCACCCGGCTGGCCGAAGACTCCCAGCACGTGGTCGGCCCGCTGTTCAACACCCTCGCGCTGCGCACCGCCACCCCCGCCGGCACCGCCTTCCGGGACGCCGTCGACACGGCGACCGACACCGTCCTGGACGCCTTCGAGCACGTGCGGGTGCCGTTCGAGGACGTCCTGGACACCGTGCGCACCGCCTCCTCCTCCGGGCTGCGCAACCCGCTGTTCAACGTCTTCTTCGAACTCGACCACGCTCCCGCGC includes:
- a CDS encoding branched-chain amino acid aminotransferase, which gives rise to MTVSTAAPATVRGEAGIEKAEIGDFTPHMVTLLWTEDNGWTGPALGPHQNLSVSPASAVLHYGQSIIEGLKAHRQPDGSFAIFRPRDHARRFRGSARRLSMPELPEDLFVDALEQLVEANREAVPDRPGHSLYLRPFMFASEANLVPRPARAYTVVLISFLMGSYLGQDADAVTAWICRDYPRAFPGGTGSAKTPGNYAPTMPAQLAAGRAGAQQVVWLDARESRWVEEMGSANLFFVRGHGADRTVVTPPLSGTFLPGITRDSVIAVATELGHRVVQEPVAIDRWRAGCESGLITETFGCGTAAVVTAVGGVRDGGEEWRIGDGTPGPVARGIRERLRAHQHGLVPDIHRWRHPVGEGRRG
- a CDS encoding M20 family metallo-hydrolase, with amino-acid sequence MTTTTAPLLPARVDAGRLLANLERLRAIGATGQGGVTRRAFSREDVKGQELVAGLMREAGLDVHIDAAANLVGTRRGRDGTGRPLVLGSHLDTVPGGGAYDGAYGVLAAVEVAHTLHEHGTVLDRPLCVMAFSNEEGTTGTPAMFGSRAVAGCLRPGELDLEVAGQDRSLAQVLDAAGGDSRRIADVRRDPGSVAAYLELHIEQGPVLAGSGTDIGIVEGISGRLTAEVTVRGQANHAGTTPMADRHDALLAAARLTVAVPSLTGPGGAVRVATVGDCQVWPGAWNVVPGRARLIVDLRDMSEDSLQTGLDRLRAEAREVGSTTGTTLDVTEVQRVSPTLCDPDRRAAVRRAADALGLSSVTLPSGAGHDAQWMARVAPTGMIFVPSKDGASHAPDEHTAPADLVRGAGVLLGCTLLEGTTT